A window of Bacillus sp. DX3.1 genomic DNA:
GGATGGTTTCATCGCAAATGGCTATACGATTGGTAAAGGGGCAGATGAGGAACCGGTAACACTAGAAGCACAGCTTGGAGCAATTCGTGGGTTAACGGCAGCCTTTTTAGCAACGAAAGATGAAATGTATCGTGAAGAAGCACGTAAACTATATGATTTAGTTGATCGTAAAATGTGGAATAAAGAAGCATGTGCATATGAAACGAAAAAAGGTGAAATGAAATATACACCATATACAGCGGGTAGTGTATCAGCAGTTTTACGCGTTGCACTGCAAAATTTAAGTAACACGGATGCAGATAAAACGAAATATGATTCATTAGAACAAAAAGTAATTACTTCTCGTTATGTTGATTTTTATGATCAAGTTATCAATGGGCCATCACTAAAAGAAGGAATGCAAACAAGTGAGTTCTGGGATACAGGAGATGTTTATATAAAAGAGAAGCTGGGAAATACCGATAAGGATAATGTACCACAAGTTCAAGCTGGTCATGGGAAGAATGGGATTGCTCCAGTTCTTGTAGACGTGGAAGTGAAAAAAGGGAAATAGGATAAATCAACTTATGATAGTATTAAGACCGAACAAGTTTATAAGCTTGTTCGGTTTTTGTGAAATAAGAATGTAATAAAAAGATATATTCATTAACAAGTGTTGTAGCTCTCGTTGATGGGGTATTGAACCAATTGCGCTTTTAGTGGTAGTTTTCCTTGATGATTCTTTAGAATGTAAGGATGCGAGGCTTATTACCTAGAGCGAGGGAAAGAGAGAAGGGTTAGATGATGAAGCGATTGTTGACGGCGTTCGTGTTGCTCCTATGTATAAGTGTGCTTGCTAGTTGCGGAATGAAAATGAGTGGAAAAGAAGAGAAACGTAGCGATGCTGTTCACAGTAATAATATTATAGCGAGTAAAGATGGCAAATGGATTTATACAGCAAATATTGATGTTAATACAGTAACAGTTACGGATGCAAAAAGTAGAAAAGTAGTGTCAGAGATTCCCGTTGGAAAAGAGCCAAGACAATTAACAATAAGTCCGGATGAAACGAAATTATATGTTTCTTGTATGTATGATAATAAGGTAGATGTTGTATCGTTAGAAAAGAAAAAAGTGGTAGATCGAATTGCAACAGAGATGGAACCTTTTGGTATTGTCACAAATCCAAATGGGACAAAGTTATACGTATCCAATTTTCGTTCGGAGAATGTTTCAGTTATAGACATTGAAAAGAAAAAGACAATCGAAAAGATTAAAATTGGTGACCGTCCGCGAACGTTAGCGATGACGAAAGACGGAAAAAAATTATATGTGCCGCATTATTTAGAGGGGAAAATTAGTGTTGTAGATACAGAGAGTAATAAAGTAAAGAAAGTAATTACGCTTGCTCCTTCTCCAGACAAAGAAGACCGTAAAAAGAGTCAAGGAATTCCAAATACATTAGAGCAATTTGTCATTGCACCAGATGGTAAAACAGCATGGGTACCACATATGCTTACGAATATAGATACGCCGATTCAGTTTGAAGAAACAGTATTTCCGGCAGTTTCGATTATTGATTTAGAAAAAGATGAAGAAGTTACAAAACAACGTAAGCAACTTTTTGAAGCGATGAATGTGAAAGATACAAAAAATGAAACAATGATTGTATCTAATCCATACGATGTGGTTTTTAATGAAAAGGGGACGAAAGTATTTGTTGTTATGTCAGGCAGTGAAGATCTTGTCATGTTTGATTTAACTCGCGGTGGCAATGCGACGCAAATTGTAAGGCGCATTCCGGGAAGTAATCCGCGTGGTATTACTGTTCTTCCGAAAGAAAATACGTTAGCTGTTCATAATGCGATGAGTCATGATCTTGCTTTTTTAGAAACGGGTGGTGATGATTCATACGCAAAAGTGAAAGCTGATAAAAAGACGGTTAAATTAATTGAAAAAGATTCTTTATCAAAACTTGTACGTGAAGGGAAAGAGATTTTCTATAGTGCAAATAGTGATAAATATGCGACGTCAATAACTGGTAATAACTGGATGAGTTGTGTAACGTGTCATAGTGATGGAGAAATAAATGGCCTGTCATTATTGACACCAAAAGGAAAACGAAATGTTCCGAGTAACGTTTTAACTACAAAAACAGGTTTATTTATGTGGGATGGCTCACGTGATGATTTTACAGATTATATTCATACTGTACAAGGTGAAATGGGTGGTATGATGGAACTGAATCCGGGAAAAGATGTTCCAAAAGATGTTCAGCATATGTATGATGCTTTGCAAGCATTTTTAGATGATCCTAATTCATTTCCGGTTCCAAAGAGTCCAAATCGTCAAGCTGATGGTTCATTAACCCCTACGGCTAAAGACGGTGAGAAATTGTTTAAAGGAAAGGCAAATTGTTTAACATGCCACGGAGGAGATAATTTTACAAACAGTACAAAAGCAATGGATGAAAATGGAAAGTTGACGACGGATAATACAAATTTCCTTTATAACATTGGTACTGCAAATGAAACAGATACAGGATATGATGGTGATGCACGCGGTGGTTTCCAAAATAAGCGACAAAAAGGTTTTTTTGATCCACCAACACTTCGTGGTGTATGGACAACAGCTCCATACTTACATGATGGTAGTGCAAACACAATTGAAGAAGCAGTAGAGAAGCATCAATATGTAGAAAAGCCACAGCTATCCGAACAGGAAGTTCATGCGATTGCAGAATATGTAAAATCGATTCAATAGAAAAAGAACAGCGTTTAGCGCTGTTCTTTTTGCGTTACATATTGTTGTAAATCAAACGGAGTAATCTCTTGAATAAACTCTCTTGAAATAAGAGATTGAATGAGTGTACTTTCAGAAATAGAAGCACCTGTTTTCTTTTGATAAGCCAGTTTTAATAAGCCGAGTTTTTCTGCTGTTTCTTTCGGTAATTCAATTGTTAATGTGTTCATAATTTCTCCCCCTTATTACTAGAGTACCACTACAAAATGAGAGAAACAAGGATAGGGAATACGAAACATAAAAAAGGTTACCAGTTTTAAAGTTGGTAACCTTTTTATGTATAAGAAGATATTCAAAAAGTCCGGTAAAGATAGCCGCCCTATTTCTTCGTTACGTCGCCAGTCCGGTACGCATGTAGTTCAATCTACACTCCGTATTCTCCTGGCTTCCGCGCCTCGAACTACTAGGCTCTCTTTATCCTCCTTTTTGAACAAGTACTATAAGAACGATTTTCATTATTTTAAGCAATACCGATATATTTTAAAGTTTTTGATGGGGTACTATGATCAAAGAAGTGTTGTAAAAATGCTATATCGACACCAGATTTATAGGCACAATATCCCCAAGTTTTTCGAAGTGTATGTGAGCTAATCCCTTCTAAACCAACTTCTTTTGCTGCTTTGTTTAAAATATACCATGCATGCTGTCTCGTAATGGATTTCGTTCCTTTTTGAGATTTTAGCAACGGTTCATTTCGTTTCCAAGTTTTTCGTTCTTTCATGTAATCTTCGATTGCATGTTGTAATTCTTCGTTTACAGCGAACCATTTATGTTTCTTTACCTTTTCGTTGTAAAACAAAATGGAGTGGCGAACATTTTCATTTTCATCGATTACATCGCCAACTTTTAATTGTAAAATTTCGCTCACTTTTAAACCAGAATTAACAGCTAGTACGAATAATAAGCCATCACGTTTCGAAGATTGTAAAAGTATATTTTTGATTTTTTCTAATTGTTTTCCATTTTGAATAGGTTGTCCTGCTTGTTTCATTTCACGCACTCTCCTCATTTATATGTGTAAAGGAAAGGATTAACTTAGTTACTACTATAAAGGTAGGGTGTGAATTTCATGTGAACTCCTCGTGAAATTGAGACAAATTATTTGACTTCTTTTACTTTTTGTAAATCAAAGTAAAAGACAACACTATCATCGGTATTATATACACCGTATTCGGCATGATGTAGTTCTAATATATTTTTTACAATCGATAGTCCAAGTCCCGTACCACCAGTATGACGGCTACGTGAAGCATCTAGACGGTAGAAGCGATCCCATATTTTTTGTAAACTTTCATTGGGAATGGGATTTCCAGTGTTTTCAATTTCTACTTTAACTTTTTCGTCATTTTCTATTACACGAATACGGATTTCTCTACTATCTGGTGTATAGCGAATCGCATTGCTAAGTAAATTGATAACAACTTGCTCAATACGATTGCGGTTTGCTTCTACATAAATAGAAGGATTTGCATCGATTTCTACGTGTAAATGTTTTTCTTCCATACTAAATAGAAGTTTTGTATAGACTTGCTGAACAAGTTCACCAAGTGAAAAAGTATTCATTTCTAATTTGTATGTGCCAGATTCTAGTTTTGCTAACTCTAACATTTCAACGATGAGTCGGTTCATGTTTTCTGTTTCTTCTAAAATAACATCTGTATAGTAGTTGTTGTCTTTACTGACACCATCTTTAATGCCTTCTGCAAAGCTTCGAATGACACTTAATGGTGTTTTTAATTCATGAGATACGCCAGAAATAAATTCTTTTCGTGTTTTTTCTAATTGGCGTTCCCGCTCGATATCTTGTTGTAATTTTGTATTCGCTACGTTCAATCGATCAATTCGGTCCTTTAAGTTAACAGATAATGTATTAATACTACTAGATAAACCGCCAATCTCATCGTCCGCTGACACAGGTAATTTTTCAGTGAAATCAAAGTTAGCCATTTTTTTTGTAACTCGATTCATTTTAATAAGCGGCTTAACAATAATTTTTGAATAATAAAATGATAGTAAAATAATAATGAAGAAGACAATAATCAGTGCATAGACGTAATAATCTTTTAAAACAAGCATAGCCTCATCAACAGGTTGTAAGGAAGTCATTGCAAAAGCATATTCCTTAAGTTCACCGTTTTCTAAAACCGGTTTTACGAAAATTTGACTTTTAACTTCATTCTCTCCACCTATTGTATATGTTGTCAGTTCGTTTGAATTCGCTTTACCAAGTAATACGGATACTCCCCAATGTTGAATCCCTTGAAATAATGTATCTACATTGTTTGCAAGGCGGATGTCATTTTTGGAAGGAAGGTGAATTTTAGATACAATACCTTCAAAACGCTGAATACCGAGTCTTGTATCTTTTGTATATTTGTTATTCTTTGCATTTGTCCAATCGATATCAAATAATTTAAAGTCAGAAATGATGTTATCATTTTTCCATGAATTATAACGAGTTGTAATTTCAACAGGGATAATGATATCTTTTTTTACAATTCCGTCTATGAGAATAACATCATTATTTTTTAACTGTAAATTCATGAACTTTGTATATTCATCATTCGTTAAAATATTATTGAGCGGAATAGAGTATGTTTTATTCGATTTATTGACAATTTCAATATAGAAATTGTTTTCATCTTTTATAATTCCATTTGGATCTAATAAGACGAGTTCAGCATTTGTTTTTTCATGAAATTGTTGTTTAAGTTTTGTAATTTCCTCAAATGTTCCGCCGCTCTTTTCATAACTTGTTAAAAAGTTCTCAAAAGAAGTTTGGACAGTATGAATTTTTTTATTGATATAAAACTTTTCTAAAAACAACGATTGTCCAAGGAAAAAAAGGAGGAAGGTAACAGTAAATAAAGTTGATGTTAATAGAAATAGTTTAAAGACAATACTTCTTTTTTTCACTTCTTCACCTCATAAAAGAATACTTGCGTAAATAGCTTCTTTATTATAACAAACGATAAAAGAAAGTAGGAACTGAAAATCTGTCTCTTTCAGAAGCAGTTTTTTATAAAAAGTCATATAACATAATACAATAATAAATAATAAATTCACGTTATGTGTTTGTTATACATATATAAATCCATTTTGATTTTTCGACATATAAGCCGCGGCTATGGATAACAAAAGGTGACCTGCACTCGTTTTCTGTCTTTGTTTTCAATTGGTATGGGGCAGGAAAAGGATTTGACCGCTTCTATGCATGGCCGGATGCTCTCTCCCACCTAAAAAGAGAGGTTTTATGTCGGTTTTTTAATTTGTATTTATATATACAAAATGAGAAAAGAACTCGCCAGACGTATGACAAGTTCTTTTGTACATTATTGTTGAATAGCTGCATCTAAAGCGATTTCAATCATTTCGTTAAATGTTGTTTGACGTTCTTCTGCAGATGTTTCTTCTCCAGTAAAGATGTGATCACTTACTGTTAATACAGATAATGCATTTACACCGTATTTTGCTGCTAATGTATAAAGAGCAGTTGTTTCCATTTCAACAGCTAATACACCGTATTCGCCAAGTTTCTTTACCATATCCATGCTTTCACGATAGAATACATCCGCTGTTAAAACATTACCAACGCGAACTTGTAATCCTTTTTCTGTTCCAGCATCATATGCTTTCTTTAAAAGATCGAAGTTTGCAGCTGGTGCAAAATCAAACCCAGGGAATGTTAAGCGGTTCATGTTAGAGTCCGTACAAGCTGTCATCGCAATAATAACGTCACGAACTTTTACATCTTTTTGAATAGCACCGCATGTTCCAACGCGAATTAAATTTTTCACACCGTAGCTTTGAATGAGTTCGTTTACATAAATAGAAATAGAAGGAACACCCATACCAGTACCTTGAACAGAAACACGTTTTCCTTTATAAGTACCAGTGAATCCTAACATACCACGTACATTGTTATAGCAAGTTACATCTTCTAGAAATGTTTCTGCAATATATTTTGCGCGTAATGGATCACCAGGTAGTAAAATAGATTCAGCAATTTCACCTTGTTTTGCTTCAATATGAATGCTCATAAAAATCCTCCTTGTTATGTATATGTATAATCAACATCACTTGCATTATACAATAGGAATCATACCGATTAAAGTGTTTTTTCCTGCACTAATGGGCAGTAATACCCCACTGAGAAAAGCTGCACTTTATCATTTGTATATAAATCCAAATTTAAAAACCGACATAAGGCCCTTCTTTTTAGGCGGGAGAGAGCATCCGGCCATGCATAGAAGTGGTCAAATCCTTTTCCTGCCCCATACCAAGTGAAAACAAAGAGAGAAAACAAGTGCAGGTCACCTTTTGTTATCCATAGCCGCGGCTTATATGTCGAAAAATCAAAATGGTTTTATATAGTATATACGAGAAAGAACGTTTTCAATAGTTGAATCAATCCTTCTTAATCTCAATAATTCTTTTGCATAAGCAGGGGCTAATTCTGTTCGATCTGAAGAAAATAATAGATATTTTATTTTTTTATAGAATGAAATATCAGAATTGTGTTATAATTCACGAAAAAGTGTAGCAGGTGAGTGCATGAAAAATCTTGTCATAGGACTGATTGCTTTATTATTTATTGTACTTGGTGGATTCTACATGCAAAAGTATAAAGGAACAACGGAAACAGCAGGGGCCATACAAGAGGTGAAATGGGATGTAAAAAACAGAGAGGGAAATGAAAAAGTAGACATTGAATTTCAACTGTTTAATAAAAGTAATAATGAAATTCGTGGTGTTAACGATAACATTAGGGCTGTTATTGTGGACGAGCAGTTAAAGGGTGTTCAGCGAATCAATCCTTCATTTTCTGGCAATGGCTCTTATAAACTATCTACAAAAGTGACAAAAGAAAACATACAAACAATTTTTTTGTATGAGGATCATGGTAAAACAGCACAATCCTTTGCACGGAAGCATTTAGGGAAAGAAGAGAAAGAAGAGAAAGAAGAGAAAGATAAGAAAAAACAAAAGCAGTTACCTGTAGATCCGGTATTAACAAAAAAAATTGGTGATTATCAAATGTCGCTCTTATTTGGTGCCTTACATCCAAACGAAGCAGTTACCCTGACATTTCAATTTCAAATAAAAAAGGGAGAAAGTTTAAAACTTCGCTCGAATAGTGGAGAACATGCGGCTCTTTATATTGTTGATGAGAAAAAAGAACATTTTTTATATGCGCTTCCTATAAATGAAGAAGAACAACTTCAATATCGTATTACGTTTCCAGCAGAAGGAAGTTATAAACTATGGGGTGTTTTTTATATAAATGGGCAAAAGTATGAAAAAGAGTTTGTATTACAAGTTCAAAAACGAAAAAGCAGCTAACACACTAGCTGCTTTTTCGTTTTCCTATTAATTTTGTTACGGCAAGCATTGTGATTGGTAAAGAGTGGTTTTTTCGAAATGCTAAATATTTACCGCTCCAGGTTGGTTTATATTTTTCTTTAAAATGGCGCAAGCCACTAAAACTATACGTATAACGAACGTTGTTAAAAATAGCCGCTGCGACGCGCTCGGACCAAAATGATTGCGCGGATAAACCAACATTAGAAAGTGGAGCCATTCCAATGTTAAAGGAATGATATTCATTTTCTTTCGCCCATTGGAATAAGTGGATAAAGATCGCATCCATAATTCCTCCTGGTGCATCTGGATAATAGCGCATTAAATCAATCGACAGTTCACCGCTTTGATAGACGGGCATAAATGTTGTAAATGCGATGATCTTTCCGTCGGCATCAGAGAGTGTTGCAATAGGTGCACGGCTCATATAGTCACGATCAAAATAGCCTAGAGAAAAGCTCTTTTCTTTTTTTCGTCCAAGCCAAGCGTCTGATACTTCCTTCAATTCCTCATATAGCTCGTCAGAAAATGGTGGTTGATGAATTGAAAAGGTATAGCCTTCACGTTCAAAACGGTTAAAGGTAGCACGAAGTCCAGCACGTTTTTTCCCTGATATGGTAAACGTATTTAAATCAACAACTGCTTCTTCACCGAGTTTAAAGAAGTTATAACCAAAGTCATGATATAAGCTCATCCATTTACTTTCAATTTGGTAAAATACACAAATATAACCAAAGCGATCTGCTTCTGTTAAAAATTCTTGTAGTACTTTACGGAACGAAGAAGGATCGCCAATTGGATCACCGAGTACAACGAGTCGTTTTCCTGCAGGTGAAAATAGAAGGAGTGCTTTTTCATCACTGCTGAAAAAGAATTGTTTATCTCCTAAAAATCCTAAATGACTCAATACATTTCCGCCGTGTTCATCTAAAAAGTTTTGCAGTCGTTTGTCATTAACGGATTGTCCGGGAAATACACTACGATAACGATTCGCTATAATTGAACCAATGAGTAAAAAAGTTGGAACGAAGAAGGCAGCGGCAAGTGCACTTCGTTTTACTTGTGTAATGTTACGAACGACGAAATCAGGCTTGAGAGCTTCTTTTGCTCCTGCAAATAAGATTCCAAGATTTTTATACAGGTATAGTGTAATAAGTAAAAATATAAATACTTTTATTCCATCTGAAAATGAAACTTCCATTTTTTCACGTACAAATCGTTTACGAAGCATATATAGTACAGCGAGTACAATCAGTAAAATGAACGTTTCTTCCACATCGATTCCTTTTAGCGTGTTAAAAATGGCTGCTCCAATTAAAGAAATAATCGTCATATAGTAGGAGCGTTTTGTTCCGTAATAAATGCCTCGAGATAGGATAACAAGTAAAATCCCAAATGTTAACGATAAGCTAAAAGAAAGTTGAATAAGATGTTTTGGAGCTAAAATATGTAATGCATGAGCACGGTTAATGCTTGTTGGTAAAATTGTTGATAAGATGACCATTAATCCAGCAAAAGCTGTTAAAACAGCTGAAGCCCATGAACCTAATTTCCCTATAAAGTCACGTTGGAGTGTCCAAATGACACCAGTCGTTTCTAAGGCGGGTGCGATAAATGGTTTATCTTCAATTTTTTTCAAAGCAGCTCCAGTCATTTCAAAAGCTGCAAAAATTAAACCGAGACAAAACGGTAAAATGTAGTAGACAAGACGGTATAACAACATCGCAGGTAATAATACCCCTGTATCGACCCCGTATTGCCCTATCCCAGTTAAAAAGACGAGATCGAATGAACCAAGTCCACCTGGCACGAGGCTGACAATCCCAGCTAACGCCGCAATGACATAGACGCCTAAAAATTTACGGAAATCGATATCAATTCCAAATAAAAGTAAGATGACGTACATTACGATACCAGCAGAGAGCCATTCCACTAATGAAACGAGTGAATAGAGAATGGTTGGGTTTTTTTCTTCTATTTGTTGCTCTTCTACTTGCTGTTGTTTACGATTTTTAATTTTGGAAAAACCGATATATAACGGTACAAAAAGGGCGAAAAAGATGAGGACAGGCCATAGCCAAGGCTTTTCGTGCAAAATAAATCTCGTGTCTAATATTCCTATGAGACCGAGAAATGAGAGAAGAGCTAACCCGTTAATAAAAGCAGTTGTCATCCAAGCAATGCTTTTTATGAGTTTGCCACTTTCTTTCACATGTGGACGATATAGCATTGTACGTATACTTGCTCCTACAAGTCCACCGAAACCGATAAATCCATTTAAAGAATTGGCAATCCAAGAAACACGAAAAATCTTTTGTACCGGTATATCTGCTTTTAAGTAGCGAAGCATGACAAAGTCGTAAAAGAACATTGTCGAAACAGCAAATGCACCGAGCGTAATTGCTAAAAAGACTCCGCCGGTTGGAATGTTTTTAATTGTTTCAATCGCCTCTCGAAACGAAATACCAGACAACTCTTTTCGAGCTTGAAAGAACACAATTGTTAAGACAACAAATGGAAAAATAATTTTTCCGATTTGTAAGAAACGTTTCCATGAAAACGACATAAATACAACTCTCCTTGTGTAAGAAAACTGAGACAATAGTCTTATTATGACAAACTTCATGAAAAATAAAAAGATAAATTGCAGGATATAAAAGCTATTTTTTATATGAAATTGGAAATGTCACATTTCTTCGTACGGATCTTACTGGTTTTTGTTTTGTTTATTCTGAAAAATAAGTTAAAATAAAAGAAAGAAAGAGAGGGGAGAAAAATGGTTATTACAGGTTACGCAGGCTATGAGCTAGAAAAAGCACAACCTAATACATCAGAAGATTTTTTTAACCGATCTGAAGTGACATATATTCTTGAAGGACAAGAAAAAACATTTTCTGTTTTGTATGTCCGTTATTTTGAAGAAATTTTACAAGAAATTACGCCTTTTGAAGGAAATCCAGTTTTTCAAATCGAAGAACAAGACATATATTTACGTGATATTGTTGCTCTCGTGTGTTTCATAAAAAATGAAGAATTTCGTGGGCAAAAGCGTATGTATATTAATATAATAGAAGATTTTCAAAAATATTTTGATACTGAAACAGTAGGGAGAGTACAAGACATAATAGTGGAACTACATAAGAATAAAGAAGTGGAAATTGTTTAAAATGGCAAAGGAGAGAAAAGGATATGTCTAATTCGATGGTTGAAAATCAAACACAGCAGGTTTCTGTATTTTTACAAGAAGTCATTACATTAATGACTGATTATGTAAATTATCATACATTACCTTCCTTATTGGAAGAGTCACCAGAAGGCAATCGGGATTATTATGAAGGGCTGTTATCATCATTGCGACGGTTGCTTGTATTTTGTGAAGAAGGATTAGATGCATGCCTTGTATTACTGAGTAGTCAGCCATTTCGAAAAAAAGCTGCCGAGACAACATTATATAAGATTTATCATCAAGTTATTGCTGAATTTTTTTCACCAAAAAGTGATCAGTGGTATGAAAATAGTCGCTCTGCATATACGGGTAAAAATTCCATTGCTTTTCAACAGGTGCCACCTCGCTCAATTGAGAAAGTGATGCAAGAGCTGG
This region includes:
- the mprF gene encoding bifunctional lysylphosphatidylglycerol flippase/synthetase MprF, producing the protein MSFSWKRFLQIGKIIFPFVVLTIVFFQARKELSGISFREAIETIKNIPTGGVFLAITLGAFAVSTMFFYDFVMLRYLKADIPVQKIFRVSWIANSLNGFIGFGGLVGASIRTMLYRPHVKESGKLIKSIAWMTTAFINGLALLSFLGLIGILDTRFILHEKPWLWPVLIFFALFVPLYIGFSKIKNRKQQQVEEQQIEEKNPTILYSLVSLVEWLSAGIVMYVILLLFGIDIDFRKFLGVYVIAALAGIVSLVPGGLGSFDLVFLTGIGQYGVDTGVLLPAMLLYRLVYYILPFCLGLIFAAFEMTGAALKKIEDKPFIAPALETTGVIWTLQRDFIGKLGSWASAVLTAFAGLMVILSTILPTSINRAHALHILAPKHLIQLSFSLSLTFGILLVILSRGIYYGTKRSYYMTIISLIGAAIFNTLKGIDVEETFILLIVLAVLYMLRKRFVREKMEVSFSDGIKVFIFLLITLYLYKNLGILFAGAKEALKPDFVVRNITQVKRSALAAAFFVPTFLLIGSIIANRYRSVFPGQSVNDKRLQNFLDEHGGNVLSHLGFLGDKQFFFSSDEKALLLFSPAGKRLVVLGDPIGDPSSFRKVLQEFLTEADRFGYICVFYQIESKWMSLYHDFGYNFFKLGEEAVVDLNTFTISGKKRAGLRATFNRFEREGYTFSIHQPPFSDELYEELKEVSDAWLGRKKEKSFSLGYFDRDYMSRAPIATLSDADGKIIAFTTFMPVYQSGELSIDLMRYYPDAPGGIMDAIFIHLFQWAKENEYHSFNIGMAPLSNVGLSAQSFWSERVAAAIFNNVRYTYSFSGLRHFKEKYKPTWSGKYLAFRKNHSLPITMLAVTKLIGKRKSS
- a CDS encoding DUF3924 family protein codes for the protein MNTLTIELPKETAEKLGLLKLAYQKKTGASISESTLIQSLISREFIQEITPFDLQQYVTQKEQR
- the deoD gene encoding purine-nucleoside phosphorylase, whose protein sequence is MSIHIEAKQGEIAESILLPGDPLRAKYIAETFLEDVTCYNNVRGMLGFTGTYKGKRVSVQGTGMGVPSISIYVNELIQSYGVKNLIRVGTCGAIQKDVKVRDVIIAMTACTDSNMNRLTFPGFDFAPAANFDLLKKAYDAGTEKGLQVRVGNVLTADVFYRESMDMVKKLGEYGVLAVEMETTALYTLAAKYGVNALSVLTVSDHIFTGEETSAEERQTTFNEMIEIALDAAIQQ
- a CDS encoding tyrosine-type recombinase/integrase; translated protein: MKQAGQPIQNGKQLEKIKNILLQSSKRDGLLFVLAVNSGLKVSEILQLKVGDVIDENENVRHSILFYNEKVKKHKWFAVNEELQHAIEDYMKERKTWKRNEPLLKSQKGTKSITRQHAWYILNKAAKEVGLEGISSHTLRKTWGYCAYKSGVDIAFLQHFFDHSTPSKTLKYIGIA
- a CDS encoding HAMP domain-containing sensor histidine kinase, which translates into the protein MKKRSIVFKLFLLTSTLFTVTFLLFFLGQSLFLEKFYINKKIHTVQTSFENFLTSYEKSGGTFEEITKLKQQFHEKTNAELVLLDPNGIIKDENNFYIEIVNKSNKTYSIPLNNILTNDEYTKFMNLQLKNNDVILIDGIVKKDIIIPVEITTRYNSWKNDNIISDFKLFDIDWTNAKNNKYTKDTRLGIQRFEGIVSKIHLPSKNDIRLANNVDTLFQGIQHWGVSVLLGKANSNELTTYTIGGENEVKSQIFVKPVLENGELKEYAFAMTSLQPVDEAMLVLKDYYVYALIIVFFIIILLSFYYSKIIVKPLIKMNRVTKKMANFDFTEKLPVSADDEIGGLSSSINTLSVNLKDRIDRLNVANTKLQQDIERERQLEKTRKEFISGVSHELKTPLSVIRSFAEGIKDGVSKDNNYYTDVILEETENMNRLIVEMLELAKLESGTYKLEMNTFSLGELVQQVYTKLLFSMEEKHLHVEIDANPSIYVEANRNRIEQVVINLLSNAIRYTPDSREIRIRVIENDEKVKVEIENTGNPIPNESLQKIWDRFYRLDASRSRHTGGTGLGLSIVKNILELHHAEYGVYNTDDSVVFYFDLQKVKEVK
- a CDS encoding beta-propeller fold lactonase family protein → MKMSGKEEKRSDAVHSNNIIASKDGKWIYTANIDVNTVTVTDAKSRKVVSEIPVGKEPRQLTISPDETKLYVSCMYDNKVDVVSLEKKKVVDRIATEMEPFGIVTNPNGTKLYVSNFRSENVSVIDIEKKKTIEKIKIGDRPRTLAMTKDGKKLYVPHYLEGKISVVDTESNKVKKVITLAPSPDKEDRKKSQGIPNTLEQFVIAPDGKTAWVPHMLTNIDTPIQFEETVFPAVSIIDLEKDEEVTKQRKQLFEAMNVKDTKNETMIVSNPYDVVFNEKGTKVFVVMSGSEDLVMFDLTRGGNATQIVRRIPGSNPRGITVLPKENTLAVHNAMSHDLAFLETGGDDSYAKVKADKKTVKLIEKDSLSKLVREGKEIFYSANSDKYATSITGNNWMSCVTCHSDGEINGLSLLTPKGKRNVPSNVLTTKTGLFMWDGSRDDFTDYIHTVQGEMGGMMELNPGKDVPKDVQHMYDALQAFLDDPNSFPVPKSPNRQADGSLTPTAKDGEKLFKGKANCLTCHGGDNFTNSTKAMDENGKLTTDNTNFLYNIGTANETDTGYDGDARGGFQNKRQKGFFDPPTLRGVWTTAPYLHDGSANTIEEAVEKHQYVEKPQLSEQEVHAIAEYVKSIQ
- a CDS encoding DUF3907 family protein — its product is MSNSMVENQTQQVSVFLQEVITLMTDYVNYHTLPSLLEESPEGNRDYYEGLLSSLRRLLVFCEEGLDACLVLLSSQPFRKKAAETTLYKIYHQVIAEFFSPKSDQWYENSRSAYTGKNSIAFQQVPPRSIEKVMQELEGKFQMTREELEYYETDYQTKMLHKY